In a single window of the Bacteroidota bacterium genome:
- a CDS encoding FtsX-like permease family protein, producing MNFEKFVAQKLVKNSSGKGSVSGPIIKIAIGAIALGIAIMIITVATGTGLQLKVRERLSGLAGHIQVNSFENSYNYITKPISKNQNFYPHFEGIPEIKHIQVYANKPGIIRTEGDFEGIVMKGVSTDYDWDFYRESLVDGSVPDYSGKKMSSSALMSQTIADGLKLKVGDKFNIFFLEEGNKPPKVRRLTISGIFNTGLKDFDQNFIISDIRQIQRLNKWDENTVGGFEMILDDFDNLDKVIPEVYHNIGFDLNAVSIKETNRYILEWLNLFDLNIAVILFIMLMVAGINMITALLILILERTQMIGILKALGSNNWSVRKIFLHHAQYLIVRGLLIGNILGIGLMYAQKFFEIIKLDPTTYYVRVAPVNVNLWHILILNIGTLLLVLLMLIIPSYLVTKITPVKAIKFD from the coding sequence TTGAATTTCGAAAAATTTGTAGCACAGAAATTAGTTAAAAACTCTTCCGGTAAAGGGAGTGTTTCAGGGCCTATAATAAAAATAGCCATAGGAGCAATCGCTTTGGGTATAGCTATTATGATTATTACTGTTGCTACAGGAACCGGGCTTCAGTTAAAGGTTAGGGAACGATTGTCAGGCTTAGCCGGCCATATTCAGGTTAACAGTTTCGAAAACAGTTACAATTATATCACAAAGCCAATTAGTAAAAACCAGAATTTCTATCCACATTTTGAAGGGATTCCCGAAATAAAGCACATTCAGGTTTATGCCAATAAACCCGGTATAATAAGAACTGAAGGTGACTTTGAAGGAATTGTAATGAAGGGAGTTTCTACCGATTACGACTGGGATTTTTATCGAGAAAGTTTAGTTGATGGAAGTGTTCCTGATTATTCCGGCAAAAAAATGAGTTCTTCTGCTCTAATGTCGCAAACAATTGCTGATGGACTGAAACTTAAAGTAGGGGATAAGTTCAATATATTTTTTCTTGAAGAGGGAAATAAACCTCCAAAGGTTAGAAGATTGACTATTTCCGGTATTTTTAATACAGGATTGAAAGATTTTGATCAAAATTTTATTATTAGTGATATCAGACAAATTCAACGCTTAAATAAGTGGGATGAAAATACTGTAGGTGGTTTTGAGATGATCTTAGATGATTTTGATAACCTCGACAAAGTGATTCCGGAGGTTTATCACAATATTGGTTTCGATCTTAATGCAGTTTCTATTAAAGAAACTAACAGATATATTCTGGAGTGGCTTAATCTTTTCGATCTGAATATAGCTGTAATACTATTTATTATGTTGATGGTTGCAGGAATAAATATGATCACGGCACTTCTGATTTTAATACTTGAAAGAACACAAATGATAGGGATTCTTAAAGCTCTTGGCAGTAATAACTGGAGTGTTAGAAAGATATTTCTTCATCATGCACAGTATCTTATTGTGAGAGGCTTATTAATTGGAAATATCTTGGGGATAGGCCTGATGTATGCTCAAAAATTCTTCGAAATAATTAAACTGGATCCCACCACATATTATGTTAGAGTAGCACCGGTAAATGTAAATTTATGGCACATATTAATTCTTAATATCGGGACTCTTTTATTGGTATTGTTGATGTTGATTATACCTTCGTATCTAGTAACTAAAATAACTCCTGTTAAGGCTATTAAGTTTGATTAA